The Bosea sp. AS-1 region CCGCACAAAAGGCCAAGCGCTATCCGCGCGCAGCCGCGTTGCGCTGCAACCGGGACGGTTCAGCCCTTGGCGTGGAAGATGAAGAAGGCGCCGGCCGCGATCAGCGCGAAGCCGATGGCGTGGTTCCAGTTCAGCGATTCCTTGAGCCAGAACACCGAGAAGCCGGCGAAAACGGTGAGGGTGATCACCTCCTGCATCGTCTTGAGCTCGGCGGTCGAATAGACGGCGGAGCCGATGCGGTTGGCCGGCACGGCCAACATGTATTCGAAGAGGGCGATGGACCAGCTCGCGATGATCGCGATCCAGATCGCGGTGCTCTTGTAGCTGAGGTGTCCGTACCAGGCGAAGGTCATGAAGATGTTCGAGGCGAACAGCATCACG contains the following coding sequences:
- a CDS encoding DMT family protein, whose protein sequence is MPALTTAHILPIVMLFASNIFMTFAWYGHLSYKSTAIWIAIIASWSIALFEYMLAVPANRIGSAVYSTAELKTMQEVITLTVFAGFSVFWLKESLNWNHAIGFALIAAGAFFIFHAKG